Genomic DNA from Nitrosarchaeum koreense MY1:
TGATACAGCAATTAAAGAAAAAATAATAATCATTTCAAAAGATAAAGAACTAATTTTACGAGCACAAAAATATAATCTACAAATAATTCACATTACTAAACAAAAGCAGATTGAGCAATTTTTTGAAATAATAAATAAAATACATTTGAAAAATTTTAAAATAAATGGAAATGTAGCACGATGCACAAAATGTAATTCACTAACAGAACCAATTGATAAAAGTAATTACAAAGAAAAAATACCTTTAGGAGTTTTTAATTTCAATGAAAACTATTGGAGATGTAAAAGTTGTGAGAAGATCTATTGGGAAGGTACACATATTAAAAATTTGCAAGTATTCGTAGGTAAGATCAATGAAAGATTACAATAATTTATCAAAAGAAGATGGTAAACTTCTTGTAAGTACAGCAAGAAAAATTGTTACTGAATATATTAAAAATAATACGAAACTAAAACTTGAAAATGAATTTAAAAATAATTTTTCATTTAAATCTGGAGTATTTGTAACTTTAAATGACAAACAAGGATTGCGTGGTTGCATAGGTTATCCATTACCAAATAAATTATTATATGATGCATTATATGATGCAGCAATTTCTGCTGCAACAAAAGATCCAAGATTTCCTCCTGTTGAAGATAAAGATCTAAATTCAATAATATTTGAAGTAACAGTATTAACTTCA
This window encodes:
- a CDS encoding TIGR00296 family protein, which gives rise to MKDYNNLSKEDGKLLVSTARKIVTEYIKNNTKLKLENEFKNNFSFKSGVFVTLNDKQGLRGCIGYPLPNKLLYDALYDAAISAATKDPRFPPVEDKDLNSIIFEVTVLTSPKKIIVNNPEEYLSKIKVGRDGLIVKNGYHSGLLLPQVPVDYNWNAKEFLEHTCEKAGLSKDSWKDPTTVIESFEGIIFKE
- a CDS encoding Mut7-C RNAse domain-containing protein, whose translation is MLLNTENTPLFFVDAMLGNIARKLRLLGYDTKYFPDIDDKKLIDTAIKEKIIIISKDKELILRAQKYNLQIIHITKQKQIEQFFEIINKIHLKNFKINGNVARCTKCNSLTEPIDKSNYKEKIPLGVFNFNENYWRCKSCEKIYWEGTHIKNLQVFVGKINERLQ